AAGGAATCAATGCCTGGTGCTTTCCGCCTGAGCTTGATGCAGAAGGAATTTTTTCACTGGCTGAAAAGCTTAAGTACGACGGAGTCGAATTGAACCTGGAGGATAAAGCTCCCGGGATTTTCACGATGGAAACGAGCGAAGAAGAGATTCTCAACGTCAAAAGTATTGCGGATAGGCATGGAATGAGCATTTACAGCATTTCTACTGATCTCTTATGGAAATATCCACTTACAGCAAATGATGAACACACGCGCTTACAAGGAAAAGCTATCGTAAACACAATGCTTGAGTTCGCCAGGCTGTGTGGCGCACAATCGGTCCTCGTTGTCCCGGGTCTTGTTACAGAAGACGTCAGTTATGCTGCTGCTTATGAGCGGGCTGTCGCAGCCGTTAGGGAAGCAGCCGCTAAAGCGGAACAGCTTGGTATTAAAATCGGTGTCGAAAACGTCTGGAATAAATTTTTGTACAGTCCGCTGGAGTTCCGGCGTTTTCTTGAGGATGTCGATTCTTCGCACGTAGGGATGTACTTGGATATCGGCAACGTCGTCCGCGACGGCTACCCGGAGCATTGGATCGAATCTCTCGGCGATCAGCTGGTTCAAGTGCATTTGAAAGATTTTAAAGAAGCAGTCGGGGATAGTGCAGGTTTTGTCCCTCTCCTAGCAGGGGATGTGGACTGGCAGAAAACAGCAGCCAGCCTTAAGAAGGCAGGCTACAGAGGATATGTTGCACCGGAAATTCCTCCTCACAAGCATCACTATGAGCTTTTGCTGAAGCAGACGGCTGAAGTGGTGGAGACGTTTTTTGGAGAGTAGTCAGCAAAGACCCGTTTGGTTTTCGAGAGAAGAAAACCAAACGGGTTTTTTGTTTTATCTAATTTGCTGCCGCATGTATTGCTTCGGAGTCATCCCCATATATTTCTTAAACACTTTAATAAAATAACTTTGATCGCTGAAATTAAGCAAGGTATAGATTTCCGCCAAAGAATAATTGGAAAATGTCATTAACTTTAATGCTTCCTCAATTTTGGTCTGCTGGGTGTACTCTGTAATCGACACCCCTACCTCTTTTTTAAATAAATTGGAGAGATATTTTGGATTCATCTCTACATATTCAGCAAGGACAGGAAGTGGAATGCTTTCATAAATATGAGTGAAAATATAATTCATGCAATTTCCTATGGGTTTTGAATACTGCTGTTTATTACTCTTCTGAACTCTGTCAGCAAATTCGCAAAGGGCATTCTCAATAAAGATTTCAACATCATTGACCGTACGAAGTTCCTCCATTTCCTGAATAAAGGTATCCCCTAACGTATAAGCGATTTCCGGATGAAGTCCCCCCTCGATCGCTGCTCGAGTGGCGAGGGTAATCGTTGCTATTTTTAAATTTTTTTGATTTCTAAGTTCACTCTTTCTGGACAACTTCCCGAAAACGATGCCCTTATTATGATGAAAGGCCTTATTGTACAGTAACAAATCCTCTTTATTTCCATCCTGAACAAATTGATAGAGTTTCTTTTCAGCTACAGGGTCCTGGTGAAAGGCTGCATTTTGCCTTAATTCGGAGATGTTCCTATCTGATACTACATCGTCCCGGGATTTAGCCACACTGAGCGAATTTTTGTTAATGATCTCTTGCATA
This Halobacillus salinarum DNA region includes the following protein-coding sequences:
- a CDS encoding sugar phosphate isomerase/epimerase family protein, which translates into the protein MKKGINAWCFPPELDAEGIFSLAEKLKYDGVELNLEDKAPGIFTMETSEEEILNVKSIADRHGMSIYSISTDLLWKYPLTANDEHTRLQGKAIVNTMLEFARLCGAQSVLVVPGLVTEDVSYAAAYERAVAAVREAAAKAEQLGIKIGVENVWNKFLYSPLEFRRFLEDVDSSHVGMYLDIGNVVRDGYPEHWIESLGDQLVQVHLKDFKEAVGDSAGFVPLLAGDVDWQKTAASLKKAGYRGYVAPEIPPHKHHYELLLKQTAEVVETFFGE
- a CDS encoding helix-turn-helix domain-containing protein is translated as MQTHDREEDLEYGCKLVNETTNIPIYVVDIYGKVNVDYTSDLPLNPMFSTRKEQLKTLNISTTNTTFPQLYTSPFQEHFVIISMVNHGACCGSIILGPTVSPKPSTNFIENILTSHEGEEIALEIKDYFTTLPVISSWKLLQASILLFYLIYREKLDMQEIINKNSLSVAKSRDDVVSDRNISELRQNAAFHQDPVAEKKLYQFVQDGNKEDLLLYNKAFHHNKGIVFGKLSRKSELRNQKNLKIATITLATRAAIEGGLHPEIAYTLGDTFIQEMEELRTVNDVEIFIENALCEFADRVQKSNKQQYSKPIGNCMNYIFTHIYESIPLPVLAEYVEMNPKYLSNLFKKEVGVSITEYTQQTKIEEALKLMTFSNYSLAEIYTLLNFSDQSYFIKVFKKYMGMTPKQYMRQQIR